A genome region from Geobacter pickeringii includes the following:
- a CDS encoding glycosyltransferase family 9 protein produces the protein MDRSVIIDEKDSRGAGLKFLIVSLRYIGDVLLSTPLALSIKARYPDAVVDYAVFRGTEGILFKNPSVGRIISMEPGKKNLSTISRLFRQYDVAIGANPSDRTSIVTALAGRRSVGFSYRRANEWWKELIFDQGLLYDDNLHIVPLTLQLLGPLGIPPRTDVIMGFDEEDEMLAGSTTGTAGYVVLHPFARKHYKCWTATEWGRLAGIIRDRTGLRPIFTRSPSSGDDVILRDILAHSPPDTVFLKEPLTLNQLAAVLSKAKGFVGVDTVVTHMAAALDVPLVALYGPTMVRHWGPWPNGICNQAPYRLAGSVQRMGRITVVQKEWDCVPCNRETCSQGDNVMRCLCEITADEVFDELSILLDPNGIRPSTEFAEVNIVECANEDGELGSD, from the coding sequence ATGGATCGCTCCGTTATTATTGACGAAAAGGACAGCAGAGGAGCCGGCTTGAAGTTTCTGATTGTATCTCTGCGTTATATCGGCGACGTACTTCTGTCCACCCCGCTTGCCCTTTCCATCAAAGCGCGATATCCGGACGCAGTTGTTGATTATGCCGTGTTTCGTGGGACGGAAGGAATTTTGTTTAAGAATCCCTCCGTTGGACGGATTATTTCAATGGAGCCGGGGAAAAAGAACTTAAGCACAATCTCTCGGCTTTTCCGTCAATATGATGTAGCTATTGGAGCGAATCCGTCAGACAGGACCAGTATCGTCACTGCCCTGGCTGGTCGTCGCTCAGTTGGTTTTTCATATAGGCGGGCTAACGAATGGTGGAAAGAATTAATTTTTGATCAAGGTCTCTTGTATGATGACAACCTTCACATTGTTCCTCTTACGTTGCAACTGCTCGGTCCATTAGGGATACCTCCCCGTACAGACGTTATCATGGGATTTGATGAAGAGGATGAAATGCTTGCCGGTTCGACAACTGGGACTGCCGGCTATGTTGTGCTCCATCCGTTTGCCCGTAAACATTACAAATGCTGGACTGCGACTGAGTGGGGACGACTGGCGGGAATCATTCGAGACAGGACAGGGCTTCGGCCGATATTCACTCGGTCACCATCTTCCGGAGATGACGTAATCCTCAGAGACATTTTGGCGCATTCACCCCCTGACACGGTTTTTTTAAAGGAGCCTTTAACTCTCAATCAACTTGCTGCGGTATTGTCAAAAGCCAAAGGGTTTGTGGGGGTCGACACGGTTGTTACCCACATGGCGGCGGCCCTCGATGTTCCTCTTGTTGCATTGTATGGACCGACAATGGTGAGACACTGGGGCCCTTGGCCTAATGGTATCTGTAACCAGGCTCCTTACCGATTGGCTGGTTCTGTCCAGCGAATGGGACGAATAACGGTGGTCCAGAAGGAATGGGATTGCGTGCCCTGCAACAGAGAGACGTGTTCTCAAGGGGATAATGTTATGAGGTGCCTTTGCGAGATTACAGCCGATGAAGTGTTTGATGAATTATCGATTCTCCTTGACCCGAACGGCATCCGACCTTCAACTGAGTTCGCTGAAGTGAACATCGTTGAATGCGCAAATGAAGACGGGGAATTAGGGAGTGATTGA
- a CDS encoding glycosyltransferase family 2 protein yields MKITATIIAKNEEKNISDCLASLDWADEIVVVDSGSTDRTPEICRNHPEVRYFEHEWEGFGKQKNFAADQAVNDWVFNIDADERVSPALRDSILSADFASYDGFRVTRENYFGRRWIRRCGWYPDHNLRLYNRTRCRFAERLVHESVECPGPVGTLQGNLIHFTYEGIGDYVARMDRYSTLAAEEIVKSGRRPGVLSVVFRPCFTFFKMYVLRMGVLEGRTGLLLSLLYAVYTFLKYAKSVELIEERRR; encoded by the coding sequence ATGAAAATAACGGCCACCATCATCGCCAAGAACGAAGAGAAGAATATCTCCGACTGTCTGGCGAGCCTCGATTGGGCTGATGAGATTGTCGTAGTCGATTCGGGAAGCACCGACCGGACTCCCGAAATCTGTCGCAATCACCCTGAGGTGCGATATTTCGAGCACGAATGGGAAGGCTTCGGCAAACAGAAGAATTTCGCCGCCGATCAGGCTGTAAATGATTGGGTGTTCAATATCGATGCGGACGAGCGCGTTTCTCCGGCACTGCGGGACTCGATCCTTTCCGCCGATTTCGCCAGTTACGACGGTTTCCGCGTGACGCGGGAGAATTATTTCGGCAGACGCTGGATCAGGCGGTGTGGCTGGTACCCCGACCATAATCTGAGGCTGTACAACCGGACCCGGTGCCGCTTCGCCGAGCGCCTCGTCCACGAATCCGTTGAGTGCCCCGGTCCGGTCGGTACCCTGCAAGGGAATCTGATCCACTTCACCTACGAGGGGATCGGTGATTACGTCGCCAGGATGGACCGATACTCGACGCTGGCGGCGGAAGAAATCGTCAAGTCAGGGAGGAGACCGGGAGTTCTCTCCGTCGTTTTCCGGCCCTGTTTCACCTTTTTCAAGATGTACGTGCTGAGGATGGGAGTTCTGGAAGGCCGCACCGGCCTCCTCCTTTCACTGCTGTACGCCGTCTACACGTTTCTCAAGTACGCAAAGTCCGTTGAATTGATCGAGGAGCGCCGACGGTAG
- a CDS encoding glycosyltransferase family 4 protein produces the protein MKIGISTRGFWPGKIGGAEMYLRNLVSHLQSCDHVNEYTLLCDEAVAGEFPLKNEAFEIKITGYRKSSPKKLLRSVFRAVSTIDILRAEPRYFDFDIVHHPLSLFKPTWGKFPSVLTIYDIQHEYFPEFFAAEELVRRRKAYLDSARRATRIIAISKFTRDSLVAEYGIEPDRIDVVFLGHGPEYHPRDEVQQLQALRDRYELSRPFMIYPAATWPHKNHETLLKALRVLVNDYRFDGDLVLTGIAVNSFDKLRASAQAFGVGNHLKILNFIPSDHMPLLYNLASLMVFPSLFEGFGLPVVEAMASGCPVACSNVTSIPEVAGEAAVMFDPKEAEGIAAAVARVWSDSGFASTLRCRGIERASHFSWQNTANKTIDVYRRAV, from the coding sequence ATGAAAATTGGTATAAGTACAAGAGGATTCTGGCCTGGCAAAATTGGCGGGGCGGAGATGTATCTGCGCAACCTTGTTAGCCACCTTCAGTCCTGTGATCATGTAAACGAATATACCCTTTTATGCGACGAAGCCGTTGCCGGGGAATTCCCCCTTAAAAATGAAGCATTCGAGATTAAAATTACCGGCTATCGCAAGTCGTCGCCCAAAAAACTTCTGAGATCAGTCTTCAGAGCAGTGAGCACCATCGATATACTCAGAGCGGAGCCGCGTTATTTCGATTTTGACATAGTCCATCATCCACTTTCGCTGTTCAAGCCTACATGGGGGAAGTTCCCGTCAGTACTGACCATCTATGATATTCAGCATGAGTATTTCCCAGAATTTTTTGCCGCCGAAGAACTTGTCCGACGTCGCAAGGCATATTTGGATTCTGCCCGAAGAGCTACGCGGATCATAGCTATTTCAAAATTCACTCGTGATTCCCTAGTAGCTGAGTATGGTATTGAGCCTGACCGAATAGATGTTGTCTTCCTAGGCCATGGTCCTGAGTACCATCCCCGGGATGAGGTACAGCAACTGCAAGCGTTACGGGATCGTTATGAATTGTCGCGGCCATTCATGATTTATCCGGCCGCAACATGGCCTCACAAAAATCATGAGACTCTGTTAAAAGCTCTGCGAGTTTTGGTCAACGATTATCGTTTCGACGGTGACCTTGTTCTCACGGGTATTGCTGTGAACTCTTTCGATAAATTGCGGGCTTCTGCTCAAGCTTTCGGGGTTGGCAATCATCTCAAAATATTAAATTTTATTCCTTCGGATCATATGCCATTACTCTACAATTTGGCATCCCTTATGGTGTTTCCCTCTCTGTTCGAGGGATTTGGGCTTCCCGTGGTAGAGGCAATGGCTTCCGGATGCCCGGTTGCATGCTCCAATGTGACATCAATTCCAGAAGTGGCAGGAGAAGCCGCGGTTATGTTCGATCCCAAGGAGGCCGAGGGAATAGCTGCAGCTGTAGCACGGGTATGGTCAGATTCGGGCTTTGCGAGCACTTTGCGTTGTCGTGGTATCGAGCGAGCATCACATTTTAGTTGGCAAAATACTGCAAACAAGACGATTGATGTCTATAGACGCGCGGTTTGA
- a CDS encoding GDP-mannose 4,6-dehydratase has translation MDKRKALIIGISGQDGAYLARLLLAKGYEVYGTARDAQMAMFTNLKLLGIYDKLCLESMAPNDFRSVFQTISKIMPCEIYNLAGQSSVGLSFLQPVETLESISVSTLNILEAIRFIGGPIRFYNASSSECFGDTEGMAADELTPFRPRSPYAVAKSAAFWEVANYREAYNLFACSGILFNHESPLRPERFVTKKIIATVCRISNGCNEKLQLGNISIERDWGWAPEYVEAMWLMLQRDYPNDYVIATGESNSLENFVEEAFKAVGLDWKKYVTIDKSLFRPTEIASGRGNPAKAKEQLGWEAQVKMRQVVRNMVEAELQKI, from the coding sequence ATGGATAAGCGAAAGGCCCTCATAATTGGTATATCCGGACAAGATGGCGCCTATCTCGCGCGTCTACTGCTTGCTAAGGGCTATGAGGTTTATGGAACGGCCAGGGACGCTCAGATGGCGATGTTCACGAATTTAAAGCTCTTAGGGATTTATGATAAATTATGTCTCGAATCGATGGCTCCTAATGATTTTAGAAGTGTCTTCCAAACAATAAGCAAGATAATGCCTTGCGAAATCTATAATCTAGCAGGGCAAAGTTCTGTGGGTCTTTCGTTTCTTCAGCCAGTTGAGACACTTGAAAGTATTAGCGTCAGCACGTTGAATATTCTGGAAGCCATTAGATTTATCGGTGGTCCGATTCGATTCTACAATGCGAGTTCAAGTGAATGCTTCGGAGATACCGAGGGGATGGCTGCCGATGAATTAACGCCTTTTCGTCCACGTAGTCCTTATGCTGTTGCAAAGTCAGCTGCTTTTTGGGAAGTTGCCAATTATCGCGAAGCTTACAATCTTTTTGCATGTTCAGGTATACTTTTTAATCATGAATCACCATTGCGACCAGAACGTTTTGTGACAAAAAAAATAATTGCAACAGTTTGCAGAATTAGCAATGGGTGTAATGAGAAATTACAGCTTGGGAATATATCAATAGAGAGGGATTGGGGGTGGGCTCCTGAGTATGTTGAAGCAATGTGGCTGATGTTACAACGAGATTATCCAAATGACTATGTAATAGCAACAGGCGAAAGTAATTCTCTGGAAAATTTTGTTGAAGAAGCATTTAAGGCTGTTGGACTTGATTGGAAAAAATATGTGACAATTGACAAATCCCTTTTTAGACCAACTGAAATAGCCTCTGGTCGCGGAAATCCAGCAAAGGCAAAAGAACAACTTGGCTGGGAGGCTCAAGTCAAGATGCGACAAGTGGTTAGAAATATGGTTGAGGCAGAGTTGCAAAAAATTTAG
- a CDS encoding class I SAM-dependent methyltransferase produces the protein MANLYSLENARKFNWSSVSGSLNAERIKMLEDHVQGKKILDAGCGGGGYVRFLKEKGFDACGMDYHRDFIRLAKDADPAGSYVVGDLTSLPFDNKYFDCSICLDVIEHIHNDIQALSELIRVTDKRIILALPRDNTDVDMYNLTFLHYSDKTHVKNYTDDTICDLIGNFKVKKFIIKRELPVPLKNLFLDMIDSDCLIGRYGSLKKHILGYLFKYVIEKINFKKIYTGYVVVIDLI, from the coding sequence ATGGCAAACCTTTATTCACTCGAAAATGCTCGTAAGTTCAATTGGTCATCAGTTTCAGGTTCACTGAACGCCGAACGTATAAAGATGTTAGAAGACCATGTGCAAGGCAAAAAGATTCTAGACGCCGGCTGTGGAGGAGGTGGGTATGTGCGCTTCCTCAAGGAGAAAGGTTTTGATGCCTGTGGTATGGATTACCATCGCGACTTCATTCGTTTGGCAAAGGATGCTGACCCAGCAGGAAGTTACGTTGTAGGCGATCTGACATCGCTTCCTTTTGATAACAAATATTTTGATTGTAGTATTTGTCTGGATGTCATAGAGCATATCCATAACGACATACAAGCATTGTCTGAATTGATCAGAGTAACTGATAAGAGAATTATTTTGGCTCTCCCTAGGGATAACACTGATGTAGATATGTATAATTTAACTTTTTTGCATTATTCAGACAAAACACATGTTAAGAATTATACAGATGATACTATCTGCGATTTAATTGGTAATTTTAAAGTTAAAAAATTTATTATTAAGAGAGAGTTGCCGGTACCGTTAAAGAATTTATTCCTCGATATGATCGATTCTGATTGCTTAATAGGTAGATATGGTAGCTTGAAAAAACACATTTTAGGGTATTTGTTTAAATATGTTATCGAAAAAATAAATTTTAAAAAGATATATACAGGTTATGTTGTGGTGATTGATTTGATTTAA
- a CDS encoding CgeB family protein, with product MKIVLNSRFGMPRLKEGLEVTGHEVLEDVWDAKDFASLGVEAALFEFRTIFNHKWRFIPLVLRLRKMGIPVATWNVDSPWHMNRGPLKVKLLLKSGLIDLYATHSLQDTERVSGPRVLYLPNAAWTSYYGMNGVSFAELWDRGDYDWDVSFLGNMNGAAYPEHRRRAAFLAGLEEFLNRRGLRVLFADVSRRPYSCAEQLGIIQRSRINLSCIAAADSTGVMSWGLTERAYGVPACGGFLLMEDRVHVMDDFARDEVATYRDPDDCREKISYYLDRPDERRRIAEKAHERVMGDHTYQQRAITLMTELES from the coding sequence ATGAAGATCGTGCTCAACTCCCGCTTCGGCATGCCGCGCCTGAAGGAAGGGCTAGAGGTCACTGGGCACGAGGTCTTGGAGGACGTCTGGGACGCAAAGGACTTCGCTTCCCTCGGCGTGGAGGCGGCCCTTTTCGAATTCCGCACGATCTTCAACCACAAGTGGCGCTTCATCCCGCTGGTTCTACGGCTCCGGAAGATGGGGATACCGGTGGCGACCTGGAATGTCGATTCCCCGTGGCACATGAACCGGGGGCCTCTCAAAGTGAAACTCCTCCTGAAGAGCGGGCTGATCGACCTCTACGCCACCCATTCCCTTCAGGACACGGAGCGGGTGAGTGGCCCACGGGTCCTCTACCTGCCGAATGCGGCCTGGACGAGCTACTACGGCATGAACGGCGTCTCGTTCGCCGAGCTGTGGGACCGGGGTGACTACGACTGGGACGTCTCTTTCCTTGGGAACATGAACGGCGCTGCCTATCCCGAGCACCGGCGCCGGGCCGCGTTCCTAGCCGGGCTGGAGGAGTTCCTGAACCGCCGGGGACTGCGCGTCCTCTTCGCAGACGTTTCCCGGCGTCCTTACTCCTGTGCTGAGCAGCTGGGGATCATCCAGAGGAGCAGGATCAACCTGAGCTGCATCGCCGCGGCCGACTCCACCGGCGTCATGAGCTGGGGGCTCACCGAGCGGGCCTACGGGGTGCCGGCATGCGGCGGGTTCCTGCTCATGGAGGATAGGGTTCACGTTATGGACGACTTCGCCCGCGACGAAGTCGCCACCTACCGCGATCCGGACGACTGCCGGGAGAAGATCAGCTATTATCTCGACCGTCCCGACGAGAGGAGACGGATCGCGGAGAAGGCCCACGAGCGGGTCATGGGGGACCATACCTACCAACAACGTGCAATTACGCTTATGACTGAGCTCGAAAGTTAA
- a CDS encoding glycosyltransferase family 2 protein: MRKGEPVSVVSIVIPVYNQVHYTKLCLESLLSTLDEHVEVLVLDNASSDGTAGYLAAVSCIRAIVNSDNLGCAGAWNQGVRETDSEWVVILNNDVIVSPGWLDGLLAVAERAGFDVVSPAIREGEFNYDIVAYGAEYCERMKDVLRRGVADGICFMVRRHVFETVGLFDEKFRIGQFEDADFFRRVRNAGFRIGTTGNSFIHHFGSVTQKAMKKNMQERPYVAENRAYFRAKWKLTWWRRLLERRWRKLRELAWRSQERLLHGHTLKEKWIDGSLRYY; encoded by the coding sequence ATGCGGAAGGGTGAGCCGGTGTCTGTCGTCAGTATCGTGATCCCGGTTTACAACCAGGTCCATTACACAAAACTCTGCCTGGAGAGTCTCCTGTCAACCCTGGACGAACACGTCGAGGTGCTGGTGCTCGACAACGCCTCCAGCGACGGAACCGCCGGATACCTGGCCGCAGTGTCCTGTATTCGTGCGATCGTCAACAGTGACAATCTCGGCTGTGCAGGTGCCTGGAACCAAGGAGTGCGGGAAACGGACTCGGAGTGGGTGGTTATCCTCAATAACGACGTAATTGTATCGCCGGGATGGCTTGACGGCCTCCTCGCCGTTGCCGAGCGGGCAGGGTTTGACGTGGTCAGCCCCGCGATCCGGGAAGGTGAATTCAACTACGACATCGTTGCCTACGGGGCGGAGTACTGCGAGCGAATGAAGGATGTCCTGAGGCGGGGCGTTGCCGATGGCATCTGTTTCATGGTGCGACGGCACGTTTTTGAAACGGTCGGGCTTTTTGATGAAAAATTCCGTATCGGTCAGTTTGAGGATGCGGATTTCTTCCGTCGGGTCAGAAACGCCGGCTTCAGGATAGGGACCACGGGGAATTCTTTTATTCATCATTTTGGATCGGTTACCCAAAAGGCCATGAAGAAGAATATGCAGGAACGCCCGTATGTTGCCGAAAACAGGGCGTATTTCAGGGCGAAGTGGAAGTTGACGTGGTGGAGGCGTCTTCTGGAGCGGCGCTGGAGGAAGCTGAGGGAACTGGCGTGGCGTTCGCAAGAGCGTCTTTTGCACGGTCATACGCTGAAGGAAAAATGGATTGATGGATCGCTCCGTTATTATTGA
- a CDS encoding glycosyltransferase family 2 protein, whose translation MIDNRINNMDRFCTLATHSSAALGQPLVSVVIPVFNQRGRIEKAIKSVLDQGCDCFELIVIDGGSSDGTREIIAGFSDCLSYWVSEPDDGVYHAMNKGVIHASGRWVYFLGSDDLMLDVLGEVANHLRQDNVLYYGDILMASDGSRKGGSFNARLLSRRNIPHQAIFYPRQVFDKYQFDQRYRVAADYHLNLRCFADAEFVFEHLPLPIAVFEDETGLSSVTEDPLFAMEKPRMIKEYLGIEIYIEFKIREALRKFERHFLRRVLGIFSRCG comes from the coding sequence GTGATTGATAACAGAATTAATAATATGGATCGGTTTTGCACTCTCGCCACTCACAGTTCGGCTGCGTTGGGGCAGCCACTGGTCAGCGTTGTTATTCCGGTTTTCAACCAGAGAGGGAGGATTGAAAAGGCTATCAAGAGCGTCCTGGACCAAGGATGTGACTGTTTTGAATTGATTGTGATCGACGGAGGATCAAGCGATGGCACTCGTGAAATCATTGCTGGCTTCAGTGATTGTTTGTCTTACTGGGTCAGCGAACCAGATGATGGTGTCTATCACGCCATGAACAAGGGCGTAATTCATGCTTCTGGCCGCTGGGTCTATTTCTTGGGGAGCGACGACTTGATGCTCGACGTTCTGGGTGAAGTGGCGAATCATTTGCGTCAAGATAATGTCTTATACTACGGCGATATTCTCATGGCTTCAGACGGGAGCCGAAAAGGGGGCAGTTTCAATGCTCGTCTGCTAAGTCGCAGAAATATTCCGCACCAAGCGATATTTTATCCACGACAGGTATTTGACAAGTACCAGTTTGATCAGCGATACCGGGTTGCTGCCGACTACCATTTGAACTTGAGGTGCTTTGCGGATGCGGAGTTTGTCTTTGAACATCTTCCCCTACCAATCGCTGTTTTTGAAGACGAGACCGGCCTCAGTTCCGTAACAGAAGACCCCCTTTTCGCCATGGAAAAACCGCGAATGATAAAGGAATACCTCGGTATTGAGATTTATATCGAATTTAAGATTCGTGAAGCGTTGCGAAAATTCGAGCGTCATTTTCTGAGAAGAGTTTTGGGAATTTTCTCGCGTTGCGGTTAG
- a CDS encoding O-fucosyltransferase family protein — protein sequence MLGRLAGRKIILRSLDGPSTLLDPIYLEVARKVRLNPSLATQIRSFFDRTGGRPVVGVHIRHGDFQVVDPDRYENTGTEWPAVPLWWYERAMAAIQARQKDTVFFLSGTGDPDTYTELHRNFDVATLDVVSPYAYKGPDHDSRVNPVADLFALACCPLMLATPISGYSHWAANALGGPTDCIVPLPGATHDEPLMGVLRLYGSRLPRWRAAGRTGSDVIPIDRGLEGIDLGRGVDTGWL from the coding sequence ATGCTCGGGAGACTTGCGGGGAGGAAGATAATCCTCCGGTCGCTCGATGGCCCCTCCACGCTGCTCGATCCGATCTACCTCGAGGTGGCCAGGAAGGTGCGCCTCAATCCGTCACTGGCAACGCAGATTCGCTCGTTTTTTGACCGGACGGGCGGTCGGCCGGTAGTGGGCGTCCATATCCGGCACGGCGATTTCCAGGTGGTGGATCCCGATCGTTACGAAAATACGGGGACCGAATGGCCGGCAGTACCGCTCTGGTGGTACGAACGGGCCATGGCGGCGATCCAGGCTCGGCAAAAGGATACCGTTTTCTTCCTGTCCGGTACCGGCGATCCGGACACCTACACGGAGCTCCACAGAAACTTCGACGTAGCAACCCTCGATGTCGTTTCTCCCTATGCCTACAAGGGGCCGGACCATGATTCGCGGGTCAATCCGGTCGCAGACCTCTTTGCCCTAGCCTGCTGTCCGCTCATGCTGGCCACCCCCATCTCAGGCTATTCCCATTGGGCCGCCAATGCCCTTGGCGGACCGACCGACTGCATCGTGCCGCTCCCGGGTGCAACCCACGACGAGCCCCTTATGGGAGTCCTGCGGCTTTACGGCTCCCGGCTCCCCCGCTGGAGGGCCGCGGGGCGGACCGGCAGCGACGTTATTCCCATTGATCGGGGACTCGAAGGGATTGATCTTGGTCGTGGAGTGGATACCGGATGGCTCTGA
- a CDS encoding glycosyltransferase family 4 protein → MKILYDISVLGKSLVDNRARTGVFRVVENVALGLTQSVDVQLLFSAMETLTPSLDYVREHELFSGIPFAYPKLALVIEKHKDAICHRARAMSPVTQIPLKILAETLRVALRIVKNDSPFGHLATNVVDVFHSPFLPIPPDIVKIKNVKRFITVYDLIPLLHPEYFEFKEDHLLRRVVDCIDPETHVIAISQSTKDDLCSYRKQIDPSRIVVTHLAASPFFYKIYDNKKIAEKLAKYSIPNRPYILSLSTLEPRKNIDHIIRCFAKIINQEKIDDLCLVLVGSKGWDYSKIFEELSKYESMSDRIIVTGYVSDEDLAALYSGALAFVYPSLYEGFGLPPLEAMQCGVPVITSNTSSLPEVVGDAGILVDPRDGDSLCEAILSLYNDTSRRAVLSELSLQRSSQFSWTKCVDETIAAYRSAIER, encoded by the coding sequence ATGAAGATTTTGTATGATATCTCTGTACTTGGAAAATCTCTTGTTGATAACCGCGCTCGAACAGGGGTGTTCAGGGTTGTCGAAAATGTTGCATTAGGACTAACGCAGTCCGTAGACGTTCAACTTTTATTTAGTGCCATGGAGACCCTAACCCCATCGTTAGATTACGTACGAGAACATGAACTTTTCTCAGGGATTCCCTTCGCATATCCAAAACTTGCTTTAGTTATCGAAAAACATAAAGATGCTATCTGTCATAGGGCTAGAGCAATGTCTCCTGTGACTCAGATTCCATTAAAGATTTTAGCAGAAACTCTCAGGGTTGCATTACGCATTGTTAAAAACGACTCGCCCTTTGGGCACCTTGCGACTAATGTAGTGGATGTTTTTCACTCTCCTTTTCTTCCGATACCCCCCGACATCGTCAAGATAAAGAATGTAAAGCGATTCATTACGGTGTACGATCTTATTCCCCTGCTTCATCCGGAATACTTTGAATTTAAGGAAGATCATCTGTTGCGGAGGGTAGTGGACTGTATTGATCCTGAAACACATGTTATTGCTATTTCCCAGTCAACAAAAGATGATTTGTGTTCATATCGTAAACAAATTGATCCAAGTCGTATTGTAGTTACGCACCTTGCAGCGTCTCCGTTTTTTTATAAAATTTATGATAACAAAAAGATAGCGGAGAAACTTGCCAAGTACTCTATTCCAAACCGGCCGTATATTCTAAGCCTTAGTACTTTAGAGCCAAGAAAAAATATTGACCACATCATCAGATGTTTTGCAAAAATAATTAACCAGGAAAAAATTGATGATTTATGTCTTGTGTTAGTTGGTAGCAAAGGATGGGATTACAGTAAAATATTTGAAGAGTTGTCTAAATATGAGTCAATGAGTGATCGTATCATAGTTACTGGATATGTCTCGGATGAGGATCTTGCCGCGCTCTACAGTGGAGCGCTTGCGTTTGTCTATCCATCTCTCTATGAGGGATTTGGTCTTCCCCCCCTCGAAGCAATGCAATGCGGTGTTCCAGTCATAACATCAAACACCTCTTCCCTTCCTGAAGTTGTGGGAGATGCAGGCATTCTTGTGGATCCAAGGGATGGAGACTCTCTGTGCGAAGCGATTCTCTCGCTTTATAACGATACCTCTCGGCGAGCAGTTTTGTCGGAGCTATCGTTACAGCGATCTAGTCAATTCAGTTGGACAAAGTGTGTTGATGAAACTATTGCAGCCTACCGTTCTGCGATCGAAAGATAA
- the gmd gene encoding GDP-mannose 4,6-dehydratase, protein MKRALITGISGQDGSYLADLLLAKGYEVHGVIRRSSSFNTGRIDHLYRDPHEPNVRIFLHYGDLNDASSINRVLREVRPDEIYNLGAQSHVRVSFDVPEYTGEIDALGTVRILEGIRETGLNTKFYQASSSELYGKVVETPQRETTPFYPRSPYACAKAYAYYLTVNYRESYGMYACNGILFNHESPRRGETFVTRKITRAAGRIKAGLQERLYLGNLDAKRDWGFAGDYVEAMWLMLQQQEADDFVVATGETYSVREFAEKVFARLDMPLEWQGVGVQEKGVDTKSGRIVIEIDPRYFRPAEVDLLLGDSTKARRQLGWQPKVDFSGLVDMMTDADLALAEREKRANG, encoded by the coding sequence ATGAAACGTGCACTCATCACCGGCATTTCCGGCCAAGACGGCTCTTATTTGGCTGATCTACTTCTTGCCAAGGGATACGAGGTTCATGGCGTCATCCGCCGCTCTTCATCGTTTAATACGGGACGGATTGATCACCTTTACCGCGATCCCCATGAGCCAAATGTACGGATTTTCCTCCACTATGGCGACTTGAATGATGCCAGTTCCATCAACCGGGTCTTGCGCGAAGTCCGCCCTGATGAGATCTATAACCTTGGTGCCCAGAGTCACGTGCGGGTCTCATTTGATGTTCCCGAATACACTGGTGAGATTGATGCTCTAGGAACTGTGCGGATTCTGGAAGGAATCAGGGAGACAGGGTTGAACACAAAATTTTACCAAGCTTCCTCATCGGAGCTTTACGGTAAAGTGGTAGAAACTCCTCAAAGAGAGACTACCCCCTTCTATCCCCGTTCCCCTTACGCCTGCGCCAAGGCCTATGCCTACTATCTTACCGTAAACTACCGTGAGAGCTACGGCATGTACGCCTGCAACGGCATTCTTTTTAACCACGAGTCTCCCCGTCGGGGCGAGACCTTTGTGACACGCAAGATCACTCGCGCCGCAGGACGGATAAAGGCAGGTCTTCAGGAGCGACTTTATCTCGGCAACTTGGATGCCAAACGCGACTGGGGCTTTGCCGGTGATTATGTAGAGGCCATGTGGCTCATGCTCCAGCAGCAGGAGGCCGACGACTTCGTGGTGGCCACGGGCGAGACTTACTCGGTGCGGGAGTTTGCCGAAAAGGTCTTTGCGCGGCTCGATATGCCACTGGAGTGGCAGGGGGTAGGAGTTCAGGAAAAGGGAGTCGACACGAAGTCTGGCCGGATTGTCATCGAAATAGATCCCCGCTACTTCCGACCGGCAGAGGTGGACCTCCTTCTTGGCGACTCAACCAAGGCCCGGCGGCAGCTAGGCTGGCAACCGAAGGTGGATTTCTCTGGTCTAGTGGACATGATGACCGATGCCGACTTGGCACTTGCCGAGCGGGAGAAGCGGGCCAATGGATAA